One segment of Cyprinus carpio isolate SPL01 chromosome B20, ASM1834038v1, whole genome shotgun sequence DNA contains the following:
- the LOC109047312 gene encoding protein C10-like: protein MASAPAQQPTLTVEQARVVLTEVIQAFSVPENAARMEEARESACNDMGKMLQLVLPVATQIQQEVIKAYGFNNEGEGVLKFARLVKMYETQDPEIAAMSLKLKSLLLPPLSTPPIGSGIPTS, encoded by the exons ATGGCCTCTGCCCCAGCACAGCAGCCCACGCTCACCGTAGAGCAGGCGAGAG TTGTTCTTACTGAGGTGATCCAGGCCTTCTCCGTGCCTGAGAACGCAGCACGCATGGAGGAAGCCAGAGAAAGCGCCTGCAACGACATGGGCAAGATGCTGCAGCTTGTGCTTCCTGTGGCCACTCAGATCCAACAGGAAGTCATCAAAGCATACGGCTTCAACAATGAAGGAGAAG GAGTTCTCAAATTCGCCCGGCTGGTGAAGATGTATGAAACTCAGGACCCAGAGATCGCGGCCATGTCACTGAAACTCAAGAGTCTGCTACTGCCACCTCTCTCCACTCCTCCCATTGGCAGTGGCATCCCAACCTCATAG
- the LOC109047314 gene encoding SAYSvFN domain-containing protein 1-like — protein MECKLAEFRARKKAQKPADRVIQRETKALSDGSPAVCPDTPEQKPNTCPQSPHTQDHSHYLLNTTCVRWLQRVALAHLTLIKVLLWLVLLGLFSELEFGLPFFIISLFYWLYEGLRSPKARQPGEMSAYSVFNPDCQPILGTLTAEQLEGEMGYRPVANG, from the exons ATGGAGTGTAAGCTGGCTGAGTTCAGAGCACGCAAGAAAGCCCAGAAACCTGCTGATCGTGTGATCCAGAGAGAAACGAAAGCATTAAGCGATGGTTCTCCAGCAGTGTGTCCTGACACCCCAGAACAGAAGCCCAACACCTGCCCTCAGAGTCCACACACTCAG GATCACAGTCATTATTTGTTGAATACTACATGTGTTCGTTGGCTTCAGCGAGTGGCCCTCGCCCATCTGACCCTGATTAAAGTGCTGCTGTGGCTCGTGCTGCTGGGGCTTTTTTCAGAACTTGAGTTCGGCctgccattttttattatatcgTTATTCTACTGGCTCTATGAGGGCCTTCGAAGCCCAAAAGCCCGACAACCTGGAGAAATGAGTGCGTACTCCGTGTTTAATCCAGACTGTCAGCCCATCCTGGGAACTTTAACAGCCGAACAGCTGGAAGGAGAGATGGGATACAGGCCAGTGGCCAACGGGTGA